Proteins from a single region of Desulfotomaculum sp.:
- a CDS encoding (4Fe-4S)-binding protein, whose protein sequence is MPKGVLVDVTRCIGCRSCQVACKSWNDLPATPTIFSNSWDNPPDMTATNWTRVGYHLIEKEGQLKWRFVKRQCMHCEEPACESACFTHSFVKTKEGAVIYKPTELNQDYCVGCRYCMIACPFSVPKFEWDKAFPFVRKCKFCYDRMKEGDKPACVTTCPTGALQFGEKEEILAEAHQRIDSNPNYIKHVYGEKEYGGTSWMYISDVPFEEIGFKTDVSEKPIPLYSWDILKWTPWIFVGWGAILTALYTYNKRRAEVHHEEEMYAPVQDEE, encoded by the coding sequence ATGCCCAAAGGTGTCCTAGTGGATGTGACCCGCTGCATTGGCTGCAGAAGCTGTCAGGTCGCCTGCAAATCATGGAACGATTTGCCCGCCACGCCAACCATATTCAGCAACAGTTGGGATAACCCCCCTGATATGACTGCCACCAATTGGACGCGGGTAGGCTACCACCTGATTGAAAAAGAGGGCCAGTTGAAATGGCGTTTTGTTAAGAGACAGTGCATGCATTGTGAAGAGCCGGCCTGTGAATCAGCCTGCTTTACCCATTCTTTTGTGAAGACAAAAGAAGGCGCCGTAATTTACAAGCCAACCGAATTAAACCAGGATTACTGCGTCGGCTGCCGTTACTGCATGATTGCCTGTCCGTTTTCAGTGCCGAAGTTTGAATGGGACAAAGCTTTCCCCTTCGTCCGCAAGTGTAAGTTCTGTTACGACCGCATGAAGGAAGGAGACAAGCCCGCCTGTGTGACAACATGCCCGACCGGCGCCCTGCAATTTGGAGAAAAAGAAGAAATACTTGCCGAGGCTCATCAAAGAATTGACAGTAACCCCAACTACATTAAACATGTTTATGGTGAAAAAGAATACGGGGGCACTTCCTGGATGTATATCTCCGACGTTCCCTTTGAGGAAATTGGTTTCAAAACAGATGTTTCCGAAAAACCGATTCCTCTATATTCATGGGATATCCTCAAGTGGACTCCCTGGATTTTTGTGGGCTGGGGAGCAATCCTGACTGCATTATATACTTATAACAAAAGACGGGCCGAAGTTCATCATGAGGAAGAAATGTATGCGCCTGTCCAAGACGAGGAATAA